GAACTCGGCCTGAAGGGACATCGCATCGGGGGAGCGGTGGTGAGCGAGCGGCACGCCAATTTTTTTATCAATCGCTTCGGGGCGACGGCGGGCGATCTGCTCGCTCTGATTGACGATGTCCGCGATCGCGTGCGGAAATCCTTTGGCTTCGAGCTGGAGGAGGAAGTTATCGTTTGGAGAGCCTGACCGGGGAGCCTGCTCCCATACCCCGGCGGCTTCCGACCACCCGATGGGAGAAAGTTTGGCCAGCCCGCCAGCGGCGGGCCCGGTTGAGTTATGGAACGGGAAGTTTTTGAACGCGAAGATTTTCTGACCGAGGAAGAGTCTCGCTATCTCCGTCGTCAAAAGCCGATTGAAGTCCGACGCCGCAAGCTGAGCCGAGCCGCCCGCCGGCGGTACGGTCTCTATCTGGTTCTGGGGTTGGGAATGGCGGTGGCCGGGCCCCTTGCCTATGCTGCCTACCGCTACTTCATGGATTCTCCCCGCTACCGGCTGGCGACGCTCGATCAGATCGAGCTGGTGGGCAACCGGCATGTCTCCCGGCGGCAGGTGCTGGAAAAATTTGCCGCCGACGCGGGTCAGAGCATTTTCCGGATGCCCCTGGAGCAACGCCGCCTGGGAATCGAAGAAATCGCCTGGGTGGAGTCAGCCATTATCGAACGCACCCTGCCCAACCGCCTGCGAGTGATTTTGAAGGAGCGCCAACCAGTGGCGTTTTTCCGCACCGGCAGCGAACTCTCACTCATGGATGGCTCCGGGGTGGTGCTGGAGCGACCGGAGCGGGGCGAATTTCATTTTCCGGTGTTGACCGGGATTCCGCCGCACCTTTCGGCCGAGGAGCGTGCCCGGCGGGTTGGACTCTTTCGCCGCTTTCTCGAGGAGACGGAGCTGGTGGTGGCCGGGGCCGGCGCGCAGGTCTCGGAGGTTGATTTATCCGATGACTCCGACGTGCGCGTGACACTGACGGATGGCGACGGGGCGGTGGTGGTGCATTGCGGCAATGAAGGATTCATGGAGAAGATGCGGATCTACGCCGAACATATCGGCGAGTGGCGGTCCGCCAGAGGGGGATCAGGAAAGATCGTTTCGGTGGACTTGCGTTTCGAGCGCCAGGTGATCGTGCATGCGCCCCAGAGAGGGCAGGACGGGGGCAAAGGTCGTTGATGGCGCGACGCAGCCGCAACCTGGTGGCGCTGGACATTGGCAGCCGCAAGACGTGCGTGTTGATCGGCGCGCCCGAGTCGGCTGCGCCGGCTGGCCCTGATCCAATCGGGGCTGGCGAAGCAAATGTCCGGCTGCTGGGCAGCGGGGTCGCCGAGTCTCGCGGGACACGCAGGGGAGTGATCGTGAATCTGGAAATGACGGTGGCATCCATCCGTCAGGCTGTGCAGCAGGCTGAGGCGGCTGCTGGCGCCACGGTGGAATCGGCGATGGTGGGGATTGCCGGCATGCACCTGAAATCGGTGAACAGCCGGGGCGGCGTCTCGCTCGGTTCGCGGCCGCGGGACATCACCCGCGAAGACGTTCGCAGCGCCGTGGACGCAGCGCGAGCTATCTCGCTGCCCGAGGACCGCGAGGTCATCCACGTCCTGCCCCAGGAGTTTTTGCTGGACGCGCAAAACGGCATCCGCGACCCAATCGGTATGATTGGTTCGCGGCTCGAAGCCAACGTTCATATCGTCACCGCTTCGGCTGCCGCCACCCAGAACGTCGTCACCGCGGCGAACCGGGCGGGGGTGCTCGTCGCCGACACGGTTCTTGAGCCGCTCGCGGCCGCCGACGCCTGCCTTTCCGCCGACGAAAAGGAATTGGGGGTGGCGTTGATCGACATTGGCGGCGGCACGAGCGAGTTGATCGTATTCGAGCACGGCGCGGTGCGGCATACCGGCGTGATCCCGGTGGGGGGCGACCATTTCTCCAACGACGTGGCCGTTGGCTTGCGCACGCCGATTCCGGAAGCCGAGCGGA
Above is a window of Candidatus Acidiferrales bacterium DNA encoding:
- a CDS encoding FtsQ-type POTRA domain-containing protein, which codes for MEREVFEREDFLTEEESRYLRRQKPIEVRRRKLSRAARRRYGLYLVLGLGMAVAGPLAYAAYRYFMDSPRYRLATLDQIELVGNRHVSRRQVLEKFAADAGQSIFRMPLEQRRLGIEEIAWVESAIIERTLPNRLRVILKERQPVAFFRTGSELSLMDGSGVVLERPERGEFHFPVLTGIPPHLSAEERARRVGLFRRFLEETELVVAGAGAQVSEVDLSDDSDVRVTLTDGDGAVVVHCGNEGFMEKMRIYAEHIGEWRSARGGSGKIVSVDLRFERQVIVHAPQRGQDGGKGR
- the ftsA gene encoding cell division protein FtsA; this encodes MARRSRNLVALDIGSRKTCVLIGAPESAAPAGPDPIGAGEANVRLLGSGVAESRGTRRGVIVNLEMTVASIRQAVQQAEAAAGATVESAMVGIAGMHLKSVNSRGGVSLGSRPRDITREDVRSAVDAARAISLPEDREVIHVLPQEFLLDAQNGIRDPIGMIGSRLEANVHIVTASAAATQNVVTAANRAGVLVADTVLEPLAAADACLSADEKELGVALIDIGGGTSELIVFEHGAVRHTGVIPVGGDHFSNDVAVGLRTPIPEAERIKCRYGCALFDILKEDQAIEITSVGDRPPRTVFQRALCDILGPRAQELVTLIRDELRRGGYDRALGAGVVLTGGGARLHGMIEVAERILEKPVRLAIPRRLGNMPPDIEQPEYSAAVGLLLYAGRLERLEQQRHVGFGERLKKLMRGEGWN